A portion of the Edaphobacter lichenicola genome contains these proteins:
- a CDS encoding MFS transporter, whose product MAFMDGSVVNVALPTLQASFRATSSHILWVVQAYSLLGSALLLFCGALGDRFGRTRMYLLGVAVFALASIGCAASLNLTELILARAIQGFGAALLIPQALAILSDTYPEGERAGAIGAWSAWTSVSIAIGPIVGGWLIQVSSWRAIFLLNIPLTAWIMWLAPKLRRATAARSAAAPAPLDYRGAALNILGFAAIVFALSFVPQLGWKDPRIGLSLFAGLVLLIVFVLSQRSSKNPLVPLSLFRSSAFSGANVLTFLAYGALGGAFYIVPYFLIGARHLLPSSAGAAFLPMIAIMFAFSGRVGTIAAKVGEVKFMVAGSALTAGGFALLGLVSKETRYSYGFLPGVLVLGVGITLTVAPLTSFLMASVAASRRGVASAVNNSVSRLGGLISVSIVAVAVSHTFNHEFGRQMQSSGLPVEMQRILVHSEGLMLAIPIPQQFGSSPALRAEGMVESSFVTAYRHVMFGCALTTLVGTLVILTTVRKSKNALDVAETEGRL is encoded by the coding sequence ATGGCATTCATGGACGGGTCCGTTGTGAATGTGGCTTTACCGACGCTTCAGGCTAGTTTCAGGGCCACTTCCTCCCACATCCTCTGGGTTGTCCAGGCCTATTCTCTTCTAGGCTCGGCGCTGCTTCTGTTTTGCGGAGCTTTGGGCGATCGCTTCGGCCGAACGCGAATGTACCTGTTGGGTGTCGCTGTATTCGCTCTAGCCTCGATCGGCTGTGCAGCGTCGTTGAACCTTACCGAGCTGATCTTGGCGCGTGCAATCCAAGGCTTCGGCGCAGCACTACTGATCCCGCAAGCGCTCGCAATACTTTCTGATACCTACCCAGAAGGCGAGCGCGCCGGCGCCATCGGAGCGTGGTCAGCTTGGACTTCTGTTTCGATCGCAATTGGCCCCATAGTCGGCGGATGGCTAATCCAGGTGTCTAGCTGGCGAGCGATCTTCCTTCTCAATATTCCCCTGACTGCTTGGATAATGTGGCTCGCCCCCAAGCTTAGGCGCGCAACAGCTGCCCGTTCGGCAGCCGCCCCTGCTCCTCTCGATTATCGGGGCGCAGCGCTCAACATTCTAGGATTCGCCGCGATCGTTTTCGCCCTGTCTTTCGTGCCGCAACTCGGCTGGAAAGATCCGCGCATCGGGCTCTCACTTTTCGCTGGATTGGTTTTGCTTATTGTCTTCGTGCTGTCACAACGAAGTAGCAAAAACCCTCTCGTTCCGCTCTCGTTGTTTCGAAGTTCCGCATTTTCTGGTGCGAATGTCCTGACCTTCCTTGCCTATGGGGCGCTCGGCGGGGCGTTCTACATTGTTCCGTACTTCCTGATTGGCGCACGGCATCTCTTGCCCAGCTCCGCGGGCGCTGCTTTTTTGCCGATGATTGCGATCATGTTCGCCTTTTCCGGAAGGGTCGGTACGATAGCTGCCAAAGTAGGCGAAGTAAAGTTCATGGTGGCGGGCTCAGCCCTGACAGCGGGAGGTTTCGCCTTATTAGGCTTGGTCTCGAAGGAAACCCGTTACTCTTATGGCTTTCTGCCTGGAGTCCTGGTATTGGGTGTGGGCATCACTTTGACCGTTGCACCTCTCACGTCTTTTCTCATGGCCTCCGTCGCCGCCAGCCGCAGGGGGGTCGCATCCGCAGTGAACAACTCCGTATCCAGGCTTGGCGGTCTCATCTCAGTCTCAATCGTGGCCGTGGCTGTGAGCCACACGTTCAACCATGAGTTTGGAAGGCAAATGCAATCGTCGGGCTTACCGGTCGAGATGCAACGCATACTCGTTCACTCAGAAGGGTTGATGCTTGCTATCCCGATCCCTCAACAGTTTGGGTCTTCGCCGGCGTTGCGTGCGGAAGGAATGGTAGAAAGCTCGTTTGTAACCGCCTACCGGCATGTGATGTTTGGCTGTGCGCTAACCACCCTCGTCGGCACACTTGTAATCCTGACGACAGTGCGGAAGTCCAAAAACGCGCTGGACGTCGCTGAGACTGAGGGCCGTCTCTAA
- a CDS encoding nuclear transport factor 2 family protein gives MSDEITARNRAIAIEAITGVFIKRDTDVPQKLFNMNYTQHNPTIANGSVAIPELIRALPAEFRYEMGMVIAEGEFVAIHGRYTGWAAKPLIAVDIFRVVAGKLVEHWDVMQEEVPPEKTVSGNAMFAPAQ, from the coding sequence ATGAGTGACGAGATAACTGCAAGGAACAGGGCGATTGCTATCGAGGCGATCACAGGGGTCTTTATCAAACGAGACACCGATGTGCCCCAAAAGCTGTTCAATATGAACTACACGCAACACAACCCTACAATTGCGAATGGCAGCGTCGCTATCCCTGAGCTGATTCGTGCGTTGCCGGCCGAATTTAGGTACGAAATGGGCATGGTCATCGCTGAAGGCGAGTTCGTTGCCATTCACGGCCGGTACACGGGTTGGGCAGCCAAGCCTTTGATTGCAGTCGATATCTTTCGGGTTGTCGCCGGCAAGCTCGTTGAGCATTGGGATGTAATGCAGGAGGAAGTGCCACCTGAGAAAACAGTCAGCGGCAACGCCATGTTCGCTCCAGCCCAATAA
- a CDS encoding alpha/beta fold hydrolase: MDMLKVKDGTSIYYKDWGAGQPIVFSHGWPLTADAWDAQMLFFGEQGYRVIAHDRRGHGRSGQSWNGNDMDTYADDLSELIEKLNLKDAVLVGHSTGGGEVARYLGRHGSKRVSKAVLISAVTPFMLGTPDHPGAPMSVFDGLRQGVVNNRAEFFRGLSVPFYGYNRPDAKVSEGIKNSFWLQGMLGSVKGELDSIKAFSETDFREDLKKITIPTLVLQGDDDQIVPLQISSPLTAKLVKNSTLKIYPGQPHGLCTTFADQVNADVLAFIKG, translated from the coding sequence TTGGACATGCTCAAAGTCAAAGACGGAACATCCATCTACTACAAAGACTGGGGCGCGGGTCAACCGATTGTCTTCTCACATGGTTGGCCGCTAACGGCAGACGCCTGGGATGCGCAGATGCTCTTCTTCGGCGAGCAAGGGTATCGGGTCATCGCTCACGATCGTCGGGGCCACGGCCGTTCCGGCCAGTCCTGGAACGGGAATGATATGGATACCTATGCCGACGATCTTTCGGAGCTGATCGAGAAATTGAACTTAAAGGATGCTGTTCTGGTTGGCCATTCGACCGGCGGCGGCGAAGTTGCCCGGTACCTCGGACGGCACGGAAGCAAGCGCGTATCGAAAGCAGTCCTCATCTCAGCTGTAACGCCGTTCATGCTCGGGACTCCCGATCATCCCGGAGCCCCCATGTCGGTCTTTGACGGATTACGACAAGGCGTTGTGAACAATCGCGCCGAGTTTTTCCGTGGTCTTTCCGTTCCGTTCTATGGTTACAACCGACCGGATGCGAAGGTTTCGGAAGGCATCAAGAATTCCTTCTGGCTTCAGGGAATGTTGGGTTCTGTGAAAGGCGAACTGGACTCCATCAAGGCATTCTCCGAAACGGACTTTCGGGAGGATCTGAAAAAGATCACGATTCCGACGCTGGTCCTGCAGGGTGACGACGATCAAATTGTCCCTTTGCAGATCTCGTCGCCTCTCACCGCCAAGCTGGTCAAAAACTCCACGCTGAAGATTTACCCTGGTCAGCCACATGGGCTTTGCACCACCTTCGCCGATCAGGTCAACGCTGATGTGCTCGCGTTCATCAAGGGTTGA
- a CDS encoding alpha/beta hydrolase, protein MSIKSQETIQDADDLKIFFRSWRPETKARATVVIVPGFNAHSGYYEHVAEHLVADGLSVYAVDLRGRGNSEGERFFVESFDDYVRDVEAVMEIVKTREPALPMFMLGHSAGGVVACLYTLDHPADLTGLICESFAHELPAPDFVLSVFKGLSHLAPHAHILHLPNERFSRDPVVVETMNNDPLIENETQPTQTMAAMVRADERLKQDFPQITLPVLILHGTEDKNTRPSGSQHFYDNAGSPDKTLKFYEGGFHDLLNDVDKEVVLADIIGWINAHLVVTAHISEELPALAH, encoded by the coding sequence ATGAGCATAAAAAGCCAAGAAACAATCCAGGACGCAGATGACCTGAAAATATTCTTTCGGTCCTGGCGTCCTGAAACGAAAGCCCGCGCCACCGTAGTCATTGTGCCTGGATTCAACGCTCATAGCGGGTACTACGAACATGTAGCCGAGCACCTCGTTGCCGACGGCCTATCCGTATACGCGGTCGATCTTCGTGGCAGAGGTAACTCTGAAGGCGAGCGATTCTTTGTTGAATCGTTCGATGACTACGTGCGTGACGTCGAGGCGGTCATGGAGATCGTGAAAACCCGCGAACCGGCGCTCCCGATGTTCATGCTCGGTCATAGCGCCGGAGGTGTCGTCGCGTGTCTATACACGCTCGATCACCCAGCCGATCTAACGGGGCTAATCTGCGAGAGTTTCGCCCATGAGCTACCCGCTCCCGACTTTGTTCTGTCAGTCTTCAAAGGATTGAGCCATCTCGCTCCGCACGCACACATCCTTCATCTCCCGAATGAGCGATTCTCAAGGGATCCTGTTGTTGTAGAAACGATGAACAACGATCCGCTGATTGAGAACGAGACTCAGCCTACACAGACCATGGCCGCGATGGTTCGGGCGGACGAACGCCTCAAGCAGGACTTCCCGCAGATCACGCTGCCTGTTCTCATTCTTCACGGAACAGAAGATAAGAACACACGGCCAAGTGGTAGCCAGCACTTCTACGACAATGCTGGCTCTCCCGACAAAACGCTCAAGTTCTATGAGGGCGGATTCCACGACCTCCTGAACGATGTGGATAAGGAAGTGGTATTGGCCGACATCATTGGCTGGATCAACGCTCATTTGGTAGTGACCGCGCACATTTCCGAAGAACTCCCTGCACTTGCGCATTGA
- a CDS encoding FAD-dependent oxidoreductase: MTVENYENVVIGSGEGGKYLAWHLSQSGQQVAVIERRWIGGSCPNVNCLPSKNEIWSAKVAYLSQHASTFGVAPTKPPSDMEAVQERKRRMVQGLIATNLEHYKSSSTELVMGEAKFVGPKTLEVQLNDGGTRTLKAERIFLNLGTHASIPPVPGLAEARPLTNIELLQLDRIPEHLIVLGGGYVGLEFAQAFRRFGSRVTILHRGSQLLTNQDADIAGSLLETILKEEIEVIAVSETLRVAGTSGSSVTLLVKTDAGETMVAGSDILVATGRAPNTTSIGLEIAGVQLTEQGYVKVDDRLQTTAASIWAIGECAGSPQFTHISYDDFRVIRDNLAGIDRTTAGRLVSSCLFTDPPVSQIGLTEGEARRRGIPVRVTKLPMAAVLRTRTLDESHGFMKALLEVGGDCILGFSMIGPEAGEVMAIVQVAMLAGLPYTTLRDATFTHPTMAEGLVFLFSQVEPRR; encoded by the coding sequence ATGACTGTGGAGAACTACGAAAACGTCGTCATCGGCAGCGGCGAAGGTGGCAAATACCTCGCTTGGCATTTGTCACAGTCTGGACAACAAGTCGCTGTAATCGAGCGGCGCTGGATCGGGGGATCCTGCCCGAATGTAAACTGCCTCCCGAGTAAGAACGAGATTTGGAGTGCCAAGGTCGCGTACCTCTCGCAGCACGCAAGCACCTTTGGTGTGGCTCCCACCAAACCCCCATCTGACATGGAGGCGGTCCAAGAGCGCAAGCGAAGAATGGTGCAGGGCCTAATCGCTACGAATTTGGAGCACTACAAGAGTAGTAGCACTGAGCTTGTGATGGGTGAGGCAAAGTTTGTTGGTCCGAAGACGCTTGAAGTCCAACTAAACGACGGTGGGACTCGAACACTGAAAGCAGAGCGGATCTTCCTCAACCTGGGAACCCACGCCTCTATTCCCCCGGTGCCGGGCCTCGCAGAGGCTCGGCCCTTAACGAATATCGAGCTTCTTCAACTCGATCGCATCCCCGAGCACCTTATCGTCTTGGGGGGAGGATATGTCGGGCTCGAGTTCGCTCAGGCGTTTCGTCGTTTCGGAAGCCGAGTAACGATCCTGCACCGAGGGTCGCAGTTGTTGACGAACCAGGATGCAGATATCGCTGGCTCTCTACTTGAAACGATACTCAAAGAGGAAATCGAAGTGATTGCCGTCTCCGAGACTCTGAGGGTGGCGGGGACATCGGGCTCTAGCGTCACTTTGCTCGTAAAAACTGATGCTGGAGAAACCATGGTTGCAGGAAGCGATATCCTCGTCGCGACCGGCCGAGCCCCGAACACCACCTCAATAGGTCTAGAGATCGCTGGTGTTCAGCTCACTGAACAGGGGTATGTGAAAGTGGATGATCGTCTCCAGACGACCGCTGCGAGTATATGGGCAATCGGGGAATGCGCAGGGAGTCCGCAGTTTACTCATATTTCCTACGATGATTTTCGTGTAATTCGTGACAATCTCGCCGGCATTGATCGGACGACAGCCGGCCGCCTGGTATCCTCCTGTCTCTTCACCGATCCACCGGTCTCGCAGATTGGTTTGACAGAGGGGGAGGCTCGCCGTCGCGGAATACCTGTACGAGTAACCAAGTTACCCATGGCTGCTGTGCTAAGAACGCGAACCCTCGATGAGAGCCACGGGTTCATGAAGGCACTGCTTGAGGTGGGAGGGGACTGCATTCTGGGCTTTTCCATGATTGGACCGGAGGCGGGCGAGGTCATGGCCATCGTGCAAGTAGCAATGCTGGCCGGTCTTCCTTATACGACCTTGCGTGACGCCACATTTACACATCCGACGATGGCCGAAGGCCTCGTCTTTCTCTTTTCACAAGTGGAGCCACGACGTTGA
- a CDS encoding DinB family protein, which yields MATHGFGAQLSNREFFIKRWQQEHSAFVNVIAALPIDLLDFRPHPLSRSAAQLVALLISAQRSCIQLCDNKKSSYTGMHWQEPTTLDDRLHTVATYERDHSELRVQLGALDDESWNHQAWLIHGKDEILLRDTLGGLLWIALFDTVHHRGQLTTYIRPMGGKVPSIYGPSADDQREWH from the coding sequence ATGGCAACACACGGATTCGGTGCGCAACTTAGTAATCGAGAGTTTTTCATCAAACGTTGGCAGCAAGAGCACTCTGCCTTTGTCAATGTGATCGCGGCATTGCCGATCGATCTCTTGGACTTCCGGCCACATCCTCTTTCGCGTTCAGCGGCACAGCTAGTTGCGCTGCTCATCTCAGCCCAGCGGAGCTGTATTCAACTCTGCGACAACAAAAAGAGCTCATACACTGGGATGCACTGGCAAGAACCAACCACCTTGGATGATCGTCTTCACACTGTGGCAACCTACGAACGCGACCATAGCGAATTGAGAGTTCAGCTTGGCGCCTTGGACGATGAGAGTTGGAATCATCAAGCCTGGTTGATCCATGGTAAGGACGAAATCCTACTAAGGGATACTTTGGGTGGGCTTCTGTGGATTGCTCTCTTCGATACGGTTCATCACCGCGGCCAGTTGACTACCTACATCCGTCCCATGGGTGGTAAGGTCCCGAGCATCTATGGCCCGTCGGCCGACGACCAAAGGGAATGGCACTAA
- a CDS encoding FAD-dependent oxidoreductase, with protein MSTDNNENHSVLFPRLDAQSLRTLQRKGTVRKTTVGEVLFNRETLQHGLFVVLSGSIDLVGVANGHDSIISVLAQGEFTGELTQLSGRRSLVSCRVSTAGEVLEVDRASLRHIMQTDAVVGNLLLNAFVQRRIYLIANAVGDAVLIGSTHSSDTLRLRSFLVRNGHPYTYLDIDEDPDIQSVLDQFGIEVADIPVLICRGDVVLRAPSNAEAAVCFDLNAGVDQTDVFDVVIVGAGPSGLAAAVYAASEGLNVLVVESNAPGGQAGSSSRIENYLGFPFGISGQELADAAYIQAEKFGARLSIARSACTVQCEQHPYRIKLDDGTLIQTRTVVVATGSRYRRLDIPNVARFDGNGVYYGATQLEAPLCQGEAVVIVGGGNSAGQAAIFLSSFATKVYLLVRGPNLKTNMSKYLISRIEASPTIILKTRTTVVALEGGDRLEGIRWMDHLTGESEDHEVRRLFMMAGADPNTSWVSGCLSLDTKGFIMTGTSVLADWSLQRAPYPLETNVPGVFAVGDVRAESVKRVASAVGEGSMCIQFVHRALANQ; from the coding sequence ATGTCGACCGATAACAACGAGAACCACTCAGTACTCTTTCCTCGCCTTGACGCTCAAAGCCTTAGAACGCTTCAGAGAAAAGGTACTGTGCGAAAGACCACGGTGGGTGAGGTCCTGTTCAACCGGGAAACTCTACAGCATGGGCTCTTCGTGGTGCTGAGCGGCAGTATTGATCTCGTCGGCGTTGCAAACGGGCATGATTCCATTATTAGCGTGCTCGCTCAGGGTGAGTTCACGGGCGAGTTGACTCAGCTCTCTGGTCGGAGAAGTCTTGTCTCTTGTCGAGTCTCGACAGCCGGCGAAGTTCTTGAAGTGGATCGTGCATCGTTGCGCCACATCATGCAAACGGATGCCGTCGTCGGCAACCTGCTGCTTAATGCGTTTGTGCAACGAAGAATCTATCTGATTGCGAATGCCGTGGGCGACGCAGTCCTAATCGGCTCAACCCATTCCAGTGACACCCTACGCTTGCGCTCGTTCTTGGTACGTAACGGGCACCCCTATACCTATCTGGACATTGATGAAGATCCCGATATCCAAAGCGTTCTAGATCAGTTTGGCATTGAAGTGGCCGACATTCCGGTTCTGATCTGCAGAGGGGACGTGGTTCTGCGTGCTCCTAGCAATGCAGAAGCAGCCGTATGTTTCGACTTGAACGCTGGGGTGGACCAAACGGATGTGTTCGATGTGGTCATCGTTGGAGCTGGACCATCTGGATTGGCGGCTGCAGTTTATGCAGCATCCGAAGGACTCAACGTATTAGTTGTTGAGAGCAACGCTCCTGGTGGGCAGGCTGGATCGAGCTCCCGCATCGAGAATTACCTCGGATTCCCCTTCGGGATTTCAGGACAAGAGTTGGCGGACGCAGCTTACATTCAGGCAGAAAAGTTTGGCGCTAGGTTATCCATTGCTCGAAGCGCCTGTACCGTGCAATGCGAGCAGCATCCTTATCGGATCAAGCTCGATGACGGAACTTTAATCCAGACCCGAACTGTTGTCGTTGCCACCGGATCTCGTTATCGTCGATTGGATATCCCTAATGTCGCTCGCTTTGATGGTAACGGAGTCTATTACGGGGCGACACAACTTGAGGCTCCTCTGTGTCAAGGCGAAGCGGTTGTAATTGTCGGAGGCGGAAATTCTGCCGGGCAAGCTGCGATCTTCCTTTCGAGTTTCGCGACTAAAGTCTATCTGCTTGTTCGTGGGCCAAATCTCAAGACCAACATGTCCAAATACCTGATCTCAAGAATTGAGGCTTCGCCAACCATCATCCTGAAGACGCGCACGACTGTAGTGGCTCTGGAAGGTGGAGACAGGTTGGAGGGTATTCGTTGGATGGATCACTTGACAGGCGAATCGGAAGACCATGAGGTCCGACGCCTGTTCATGATGGCTGGGGCCGACCCAAACACAAGCTGGGTGAGCGGCTGTCTTTCCTTGGACACCAAGGGATTCATAATGACGGGTACGAGCGTGCTTGCAGACTGGAGTCTCCAGCGTGCTCCCTATCCCCTAGAGACAAATGTGCCAGGAGTGTTCGCTGTAGGAGACGTGAGGGCTGAAAGCGTAAAGAGGGTAGCGTCGGCCGTGGGAGAAGGTTCCATGTGTATCCAGTTCGTTCATCGTGCACTGGCGAATCAATGA
- a CDS encoding carbonic anhydrase, with translation MTFTDTIALRNAEFAKKRYSSDLKIIPSAKTIIIGCLDPRVDPVDVFGLKSGEAAIYRNLGGRLNPALVEAMVLLPIVTRAAGQEMGVGWDLIILHHTECGIIGCYKHAPDLLAVHLGVSRPQLDLMAIADPRKAVAMDVEAYRSNEDIPGGFMITGLVYDVATGLIEVVVPPSRLRLGA, from the coding sequence ATGACCTTCACTGACACAATTGCTCTACGAAACGCCGAGTTTGCCAAGAAACGGTATTCGTCTGATCTGAAGATTATCCCCTCAGCGAAGACCATCATCATCGGGTGCCTCGATCCCAGGGTCGATCCGGTAGACGTTTTCGGTTTGAAGTCGGGGGAGGCAGCGATTTACAGAAATCTTGGCGGCAGGCTCAATCCCGCCCTCGTCGAAGCCATGGTCTTGCTCCCGATCGTGACCAGAGCCGCAGGCCAAGAGATGGGCGTAGGGTGGGACCTCATCATTCTCCACCATACCGAGTGCGGCATTATCGGCTGTTATAAACACGCGCCTGATCTGCTCGCAGTCCATCTTGGTGTTAGCAGGCCCCAACTCGATCTGATGGCGATCGCCGACCCACGCAAAGCTGTGGCCATGGATGTTGAAGCCTATAGGAGCAATGAAGACATCCCTGGTGGATTCATGATCACTGGGCTTGTCTACGACGTTGCAACAGGGTTGATCGAAGTCGTCGTGCCCCCAAGCCGACTCCGCTTGGGTGCGTAG
- a CDS encoding NmrA family NAD(P)-binding protein — translation MNSDQVSKRSAASDMDTKLILVTGGTGDTGRPTVKLLLERGHRVRALARKQDVRSRALQALGADVVFGDMLMIGDIRAALKGVRSAYFVYPLAHGQVEASVIFAKAAEEEGLELVVNMSHKQSRPFARSQATMAHWLSEQVFNWSGIPVTHLRITFFAEWILYISAFIRKGRYVVPFDGESRFAPIASSDIARIVVGLLENPAKHVGQALSLHGPVEYSHVELAALIARVLGKGVRFEQVSTPEFLELLGIPNDTAKGAHFEAVKIDQQEGLLSGTDSLGSEIAGGPLMTMEEFVANHRAQLM, via the coding sequence ATGAACTCTGATCAGGTAAGCAAGCGTAGTGCAGCATCTGACATGGACACAAAGCTGATACTGGTTACCGGTGGAACAGGCGACACTGGACGGCCAACGGTGAAGCTCCTGCTAGAGAGAGGTCACCGAGTAAGAGCATTGGCGCGCAAACAAGATGTGCGCTCCAGAGCACTTCAGGCGCTTGGCGCCGACGTTGTCTTTGGCGACATGTTGATGATTGGGGACATCAGGGCTGCGCTGAAGGGTGTCAGGAGTGCCTATTTCGTCTATCCTCTGGCGCACGGACAAGTTGAGGCCTCGGTAATTTTTGCCAAGGCCGCGGAAGAAGAAGGACTGGAACTCGTCGTAAACATGTCCCATAAGCAGTCTCGGCCTTTCGCGAGAAGCCAAGCAACGATGGCTCATTGGCTTTCGGAGCAAGTTTTTAACTGGTCAGGAATACCCGTAACGCACCTCCGGATTACGTTCTTCGCCGAATGGATACTTTACATCTCCGCCTTTATCCGCAAGGGGCGTTATGTTGTTCCGTTCGACGGGGAAAGCCGTTTTGCCCCCATCGCGTCAAGTGATATTGCGCGGATCGTGGTCGGTCTACTTGAAAATCCAGCGAAACACGTCGGGCAGGCCCTATCCCTACACGGGCCCGTTGAATATAGCCATGTCGAGCTTGCGGCCCTTATCGCGCGGGTCCTCGGAAAAGGCGTTCGATTCGAACAAGTCTCTACTCCCGAGTTCCTTGAGTTGCTTGGCATTCCGAACGACACCGCAAAGGGAGCGCACTTCGAGGCGGTGAAGATTGATCAGCAGGAGGGACTTCTCAGCGGAACCGACAGCCTAGGATCGGAGATCGCCGGCGGCCCACTCATGACGATGGAAGAGTTCGTTGCAAACCATCGTGCGCAGCTGATGTGA
- a CDS encoding DHA2 family efflux MFS transporter permease subunit, with protein MVTEIADSTARIDLGHQVSTGISPWVVALTVTLATFMELLDTSIANVSLPYIAGGLGRSFDEVTWILTTYLVANAVVLPMSAWLSRVFGRKNYYMACVFLFTVTSFLCGIAPSLQVILIARVLQGIGGGGLAPVEQAILVDAFEPAKRASAFALYTVAIVTAPAIGPVLGGYITDNFSWRWVFFINIPVGILSLILTNRFVHDPPAFIKERASVRVNGKLRVDGIGIALVGIGSAALEVLLDRGQIDDWFGSTTIRCCSVIAVVCLSAAVYWELHTPEPIINLRLLKVRNFAIANVFYFVFGVGLFASTTMIPQILQSLFGYRAIDAGLVLAPGAVVITLLAPLGAQLVQRKIIQPRILLFGAVMVVGISFLHYSRMTLDTDFQHWALARSLQGLGYAFFFVPLSVLAYSQLAPEDNNKASSLTNFFRNWGGSFGIALVTIMSDRRASFHQSIVGANQTASTIPLQTSVNQISAYLQIHGLSHADAIHAATGRIYEQLQVQTRFLAFMDCFYILGVGTLIAAPLVLLTKGFQIGAKVPSGH; from the coding sequence ATGGTGACTGAGATCGCAGATAGCACCGCAAGGATCGATCTAGGTCATCAGGTCTCCACCGGCATCAGCCCCTGGGTGGTTGCACTGACTGTAACGCTTGCTACCTTCATGGAACTCCTGGATACGTCCATTGCGAACGTTTCCTTGCCATATATCGCTGGCGGTCTCGGTCGCTCCTTCGATGAGGTGACATGGATATTGACCACGTATCTCGTTGCGAATGCAGTAGTCCTCCCGATGTCAGCCTGGCTTTCGCGCGTATTCGGCCGGAAGAACTACTACATGGCATGCGTATTTCTCTTCACCGTTACTTCCTTTCTGTGTGGGATTGCCCCAAGTCTCCAGGTGATCCTTATCGCGCGTGTGCTCCAAGGCATTGGGGGAGGAGGCCTCGCCCCTGTCGAGCAGGCCATCCTAGTCGACGCATTTGAGCCTGCTAAGCGGGCTTCGGCGTTTGCGCTTTACACCGTAGCAATCGTGACAGCACCAGCAATAGGACCGGTGTTGGGGGGATACATCACTGACAACTTCAGTTGGCGTTGGGTGTTCTTTATCAACATTCCAGTCGGCATCTTGTCGCTCATTTTGACGAACCGATTCGTACATGATCCGCCCGCCTTCATCAAAGAGCGCGCTTCGGTTCGCGTCAATGGAAAGCTGCGGGTGGACGGTATCGGGATTGCTCTGGTCGGCATCGGTTCTGCTGCTCTGGAAGTTCTGTTAGATCGCGGGCAGATTGACGATTGGTTTGGCTCAACGACCATACGCTGCTGTTCCGTTATAGCGGTCGTATGTCTCAGTGCCGCTGTGTATTGGGAGCTGCACACTCCGGAACCGATCATCAACCTAAGACTCTTGAAGGTCCGGAACTTTGCAATTGCTAACGTCTTCTACTTCGTCTTCGGCGTAGGGTTGTTCGCTTCCACCACGATGATTCCTCAAATCCTGCAGTCTCTTTTCGGATATCGAGCGATCGACGCCGGACTTGTTCTGGCGCCTGGGGCGGTGGTCATCACGTTGTTGGCTCCCCTAGGCGCTCAATTGGTTCAGCGTAAGATCATCCAACCCCGAATCTTGTTGTTTGGAGCTGTAATGGTTGTCGGTATCTCGTTCCTGCATTACAGCCGTATGACCCTCGATACCGACTTCCAACATTGGGCGCTTGCAAGGTCGCTCCAGGGTCTCGGCTACGCCTTCTTCTTTGTTCCTCTTTCGGTTCTTGCATACTCACAACTCGCGCCCGAAGACAACAACAAAGCATCTTCCCTCACTAATTTCTTCCGGAATTGGGGAGGCAGCTTTGGAATTGCGCTGGTCACGATCATGAGCGACAGACGGGCTAGTTTTCATCAGTCAATTGTCGGTGCAAATCAGACCGCATCGACAATTCCGTTGCAAACCTCGGTGAATCAGATATCTGCTTATCTCCAAATACACGGGCTATCCCATGCGGACGCTATCCATGCTGCCACCGGTCGTATTTACGAACAGCTCCAAGTCCAGACCAGATTCCTGGCTTTCATGGACTGCTTTTACATTTTGGGCGTTGGAACGTTGATTGCTGCACCTCTCGTTTTGCTGACAAAGGGGTTCCAGATCGGCGCAAAAGTGCCTAGCGGACACTAG